CTATATTAAAACGCGTAGGCTTTAGATTTTCTCGGCATCCCAAAGAGCCAACGCGTTACAATGACTAAAGCACCTTTATGTTGGAATAATGTGTATAATTGTACCGTTACATGAGCGTTCCATCTGCTCCCAAACATTAATTGAGTGGTTTAGTCAAATAATGGACGATGTTTTGGAAAAGAAAATTTTAGGAAGATAGCGCAgctcaaaatttattttagtcaCTAGTTGTTTCAAATATTTGCCTTCTATATTGTTAGTGAAAAGCTTTTGTGAAACTGCTGTAATACTTAGTGTGAGGAttaattttgaaaacattttgtcaaaaaatagaCCACACCTGCAAagtgttgtggaagtcagcgaTGACTTCCGCGATGACACGGCCAGCGATGACACGGAGTTCCAATCACTCTACAAACAAACAGGTCGCTCATCCACAATAGCTTTTTACCAAAGACAATACGAGACCTTAAATTGCAGACCTCTATGTAACATTAATTCATAGATTCTAATTATGAAACCAATTACTGGAACACTGTTTTACAAAGAAAAAATCCATTTGGGTCTAATTGAGGCACGCCCCTTACATCCCTAGGTGGTTTAGCGTGAAGAATCCTACGAGGTAATACGAGGTATGACTATCCACTTGCAAGTGGCTTCTGGTTtcaagttgtcttataccgaatgagtattagctctcatgcacaactaaaattgttgcaagcaagatgACTGGTGAATGTGTATGGCTTTTTATTACGCAAGATAAAGCTTCACAGAGATGAGTTAATGTTCAAATAATCCACAAATGTCCATATAGTTTCGTCGCTTGTAGACAGTATCTCGTGCTCTTTGTTCTTCTGTCTCACTAGGGTATCTTCCTTCGTTACATATTTTTCCCCATCCTTTTATACACTGGCTTGAATATCCTTTTATACAGTGTTATGTGATAGTCCATTGGCTTTCCATGAAAGCTGGCTTGCATATTACTATGCTAATCCCAGGATAGCTTGATGCATAAGGCTATTAGAAATAGCTGAGTTTAGCAAATCCATAACATACTCCACCCCTAGATGCGGTGCCAGTAATCAAATGTAGGCTTACCAGCGTTGATAAGGCAAGTATGGATTTAAGTCCAATAGTGACAACCTTGTTGCATCCTTAAATTACAGTGCTTAGTTGTCTTTATAGCGTAACTGGTTTTCTTGTTCAACTAGGATGTTGTTAGGGTTTTTTGGCCTGAGTCGAAGTGATACTTCAGGTCATCATATTTGTGAAGCAGCTTCACGTAGCGGCGTTGAATTTAATTCTTTTCTTTGACAACTTCATCAAGGCAAGATTCCAGTGTATTTTTGTAGTcatgatgttgctttgcatatttTTTAGCATGCAGCTGATAGGCTGTTGCAAGTGCATGAGTAGCTTTGCTACTCGAATACAATCTGCTGCTACCAGCTGTGCTAGCAGCCCAATGCTTGCGAGAGTTCCTGGTTGCTCCACAATGTTGTACCTTTCCTGTGAAAAGACTACTGTTGCCGAAAGACTTATGCCCAGCATGACTTTGTGGATGTCTTTTGCTATGTGTGAGCCTTGATTGGCATTGCTCTTGTTTAGCCCCAACCTCCTTTGCTGATGCAAATTGAAGCCGTTTATCTGAACAGACATGCAGCTGCTCCTCCATTCCTGGAACATCGAGCGTCGAGGTAGTGGCAGTACTGTCCGCATGGCTTACTCTTGTTCTTGTGCATGGTTTATCCGATTTGTTGTAACTGGTATAAGACACAGGTTCAACCAATTTACCCATAATCTTAGGAGTGAACCTTTGTGGTTCCTCTTGATTAGAGGTTATGGATGGCTGTGACCTTTTCTTTAATACCGTACAACTCTTTATTAGATGTGTGTAGTCTCCACATCGGAAACAACGTTTCACTCTTCGAGATTTTCTATTAGTTTTGTTATCGCTTTGTCTCTTTTGCTCCAGAGCAGCAATTCTGGCAGACTGATCTTTTACCAGCTTGGTCTGTTTAGCCATTTCTAGTAAAATTAAACGAAGCACATCAGCTAAATTTGTCTCATTGCAGTCAGTGTAGTTTTCTGCAGTCCCGCAGTTAACACTGCTCAAATTGTCTATTTGGGTAACTTTAGGAAGATCTTTTGGTGGTCGCACTGGTTGACGTCCAGCTAATTCGTCTTCTGCTGGAGACAATACGAGATTGCTGGCAGCCTGTCTGTCCTGCAGTTCCAACACATATCGTCAATGAAGGTTGCCCCATCAATGTGTACTGATgtaaaaaaaatcacaaatcACAAATGATGTATCAGAGCGCATGACCTGCTTTGGCTGTTTCTCCGCAGTATCAGCAAATGGATTAGCTAATGGGTTACTGATCGACAGGAATGGATTAGTAGACATTCTGGAGTCTCTGCCTTGAGCCATCTCTCTTCAGAGAGCTGTTTAACAATTATTAGGTTGTGCGTACAGCTAAACTTTCAGTAGCAACAGGATTACAGATATCCCGCTGCTGCCACCaatgttgtggaagtcagcacTGACTATTcacttgcaagtgggttctggttacaagttgtcttataccgaatgagtattagctctcatgcacaactataattgttgcaagcaagatgACTGGTGAATGAGTATGGCTCTTTATTAACGCAAGCTAAAGCTGCAGATATAAGTTAATGTTCAAATAATCCACAATGTCCATATATATTTTCGTCGCTTGTAGACAGTATCTCGTGCTCCTTGTTCTTCTGTCTCACTAGGGTATCTTCCTTCGTTACATATTCTTACCCTTCCTGTTATACACTGGCTTAAATatccttatatacagtgttatGTGATAGTCCATTGGCTTTCCATGAAAGCTGGCTTGCATATTACTATGCTAATCCCAGGATAGCTTGATGCATAAGGCTATTAGAAATAGCTGAGTTTagcaaatatataacaaaagtcTATTTCGTTTCCTCACTACGAAATTCATCGCTCAATGTATAGACTATAAGTAAACACGCCTGTTATGTTTAATTGTGCATAGTAATATTGTTGAAACAGGCATGTTGATTCTAAAGATTATAGACGTGAcatgatgaaaatattttagtatgGATAGCTGACGTTATGTGACAATCTGTAGCATGCCTACATTTTACTTCTCTCCTTTACCTAACCCCTGAGTTTAGTACAATACATTAAATTGATTGTCTTTAATCAAGCCCGTATTCAATTATTATATGATTAGCTTAACACATTTTTAATCAACCAATCATCAGCAACCACTATTTTTGTGCCATATTTATTACCAGGTGTACCTCTGTCATTTTTTCTCAGTTTCAACCTGGCTATTCTATTcacatcacaataaaaatgcCCTCAGATAATATCCACATATATAAGCTTTTTTATGTACACATAAAGCTTGTACACATTAAAATGTCTGCTCACAGTCCTCACTCAACAGGCGTTATTGTTGATTTCTGGTTTATTTTCGTATATTCAGTATTATCAGTATTATCACTATTGAATAAGAATGTACTGTCTTTTAAGAAAGCCTAGTCGTAAATCATTGCGTATTCATTCATGTATTGATTAAATTGTTATAAATAACATTAGATGTTATAATGGTAGGCTATTTCATTACAAACTGATTGAATGTGCCGTGTTGAAAACACGGGATGTAAACAATATTACATTTTTGCCCCTTAAGTGAGCAGAGCTAAAATGAAAGCCTATGCAACTATATCAAAGCACCTGTTGGCAGATGTTTCATCAGCTTATAAGCCAGTGACTTATTTTTCACAACTGCTCAAATAACTTTATAATTAGAAAATAAGATTCAACTTATAGGCCTACTGGGACCCACAAGCTGAGGGCATAAATACAGCCATATTTCTTGAAACAAAAGGCAAAGATGTTGCTGctgatttttacaaaatatgtgcATCTATGCTGAACTGACCTAGGTTTTAGCTGAAACATCACAGGATTAGGGTAGTTAAAAATGATGGGACGGAAGCATTCAAAATCTACAGAACACTATGCAAGTATACAGATACTGAGAGTTTTGATTCTTTATACACATTTCCCAACTATAACTATGAGTGATACAGAATCCAATATAGGCTACCTAATTCACGCCAAAATTTTTGTATtaattgcaataaaataaagAGGCTACCAACAACATACTAACCATTTGTCTTAGCCAACCGCCAATTCGTTAAAAAGCAAATTTTGCCAGTTTAAAGCAGCGCTGACAAATTTCCACCAAACAATTAAGTGCTACATTCCTAATCTACAGCTATGGCATGAACAAGCTAGACCAACACCAAGCTCCGCAACTAtaaccaacaaaaatgtgttgcCTGCAGTAACACAAATCATCTCGCAAAGGACTGCAGATTTAGAGCTAAATTTGAATGTGGTTGCAGCAAGAAAAAATGATACATCGAGGAAGTGCGCTTCATAGAGAAGGAAGGAAACAAAGAATAGCATTTATTTGCGAACAGAACATACATTTTTGTGATCCCTGCCTCGGATCAATCAAAGTACGACAACTGAGACAATCAGTCTCTGGTGGCAGACTGCTGGGCAACAACCCATCTTGTCAATGATGAAAGTTCTCAGCCTTGACCAAACCTTCAAAGTTTCAAACCAAGCCATAAAGCTTGCCGACGGATGACGTTCCAACCAGCTGGTGACAGTCAGAGGCATTGCAAACTTTGCCAGTGTTAAGGAAAAAATCCCACTCACCATAAATAAATGTTCAAAAGGCTTTGCAGGCCTCTACACAAACGTAATACTTTTAGCAAAAATAATGCACACTTGACTAATAAGATGAGTTTCTAATAAAACTCATGAGAAACCGGTTCTTCTTCCACACCAAACATAGGGATTCAGCAAATGTCACCTAATCATTGTTAGATTTCCTGGATGCTTAACCATATGAGCAACACCCGTATCATTAATCTTTAAAAAGTCAACTGGTTGATTGTATCAATATCCAATCAAGCAGCACCTTATAAAATATGTGGCGAGGGCCAAATCACAAACAAGACTACCAACTAGAGCCAATTGTAGCCACTACATTTGGGTATGCTTCTACAGTACATATTTAGGCTATAACACCAACTACTAGATGTCAAAACTCATCATCAAATTCATCGATTAATTCTTTCATATTGTTGTTCATATAAATTCGCCGCAAGAGTAATACTACCAATGCACTAAAGCATTTCACGGATGACCACAAAAGAGGTATACACAGACAAAGGTATGGAGTATATCAGTCAGCTCTTCAAAAAGCATTGTATTCTTCATAGCAAATTGAAAAGTCACAAATGTCCTGGTGAACCATCATAGATACAAAACCAAGTTCCctgaaaaattcaaacattCCAAAGACTTTTTAGGGATCTGCCATCAACTACTCATAATATCAATGATGAACCTGGAAGATAGCTTGCTAGCTATTCATAAGCACCAAGCCTGATATGATAAAAGCACAAATTTGTCTTACATTGGACATACGATACAGAAAAAACGAACCAAAATTGAATGATTGTGGACAGACTGGAGCATATCTCAGTATCAATACAAGAGCCTAAAGCTACTTCGTACTCACATCTGTAAAAGCTGTAACATCACAGACATAAAGGTGCATCAACTTACATAAAATAGTGAAAATGACAAATAAACACCGTACTACCAGGACTTTTACATAAGCCCACTTAGTTTACATATAattgctaaatatttttgtaagatagGGCTTCACTTTATCTCCTCAAATTGATCCAAGCTGGACCATATTTAGCTATACCACCATTAATTTCATAACTGCTTCAGATTTGCGCAAAATCTTTACTTTCAGTCCTCTATGATGCGAGTTCACATTTTGCTTTGGCGTTATGTGTAAAGCATTACTTTGGTAGCCCACAATCGCTTGTGAAACTTTTgtatttctgataaaatgtacATTTTACTAAATATGAATACTTTGCTCTGAGTATTCTAATTTAGTGCTAAATTGTATCAATCTAGATCATGATAGATAAACATTAATGTATTTCTCTATTTTATCTCTATTACAGTTTGCTATATCACCCATCCCATATTTGTACTGGGTCTAAATACAAATTCTAATCAACATTGTATCTACATATATGTAACCAATTAAACAATGTGCGCACTTCAAATAGGTTTCATGCAGGTTATAAgaataagtacatatatatacatgtatccgCTGTGATATTCCTAAgcaatgcaatattttgatcCCAGATACTGTACTTGCTTCACGAAAACGTGTTAACTGATATAAATACATCGGAAAAAGTTTTGTCACAAGTTGATGAGCTATGCTCTTTATACTACATACACGTACTACATACACATACTACAGGTTGCGATGTGCAACTTGATTGATTTGAGTTCTCGGCCGTTGAACAAACTTCCTTGCAAAAGATAATTTTATGTAATCCTATCACatatttgtaataatttaaCATTGATATGTTGCATTGCAATCAGTTCAGGATCTGCACGGAAataattatgtattttagtttgtACAAACAAGCCGTCGTGCCATCTTATCAGGTCCATATGCTTATGGCTCAGTAGTACACTATACCAGggaattttacaataaaatagaaCATGTTTGAATCTGAGCTAGAATTTTCATCCAATTTCGTAAATTCATATTAAACTCGTAAATCCTCATATCTGGCTCAATCAATAATTTTGCGTAGAACTGTAACACGTTCTGGTACTACCTTTTTTAGAGCATTTAAAAACTAGGCTCTACATTATAGATATACTTCATTATAGATATACTTCATGTAGGATCATTTCTACATGTATGATATTTCaaaatcatgattattattaaAGCATTGAAAAATAACTCGGAAAGTTGCATTTAACGAAGATTTTAAACAAAGTATGTCATCTATAAATATGAATACTTGTGCATATTATGGCCTATACAGTCACACCTCGATTTTCGACCATAATCCATTCAGAAGGTTGTTtgaaatttgatttgtttaaaATCCGAAACCATTTTTCCTATTATAAttgatgtaaataattttaactTGTTCCAAATctagaaaacaactttaaaagcaTTATTTGTACCGTTGTAGACCATAAACCTTATACACATGTAATAAAAGATCATATAATATGTAAAATACAGCGATTGCTTCATGAAAATCTGTTAACTAAACTGTTACTGAATTGGGGAATGTAGACCCTACTGTACTGCTGTATGTGTAGCAACTCGTACCCCAGCCTCATTTACTCAGTCTTGTGTGTTGTATACCATAAGCAAAAGAGTGTGAAAATAGACTGTGGGTCTCGTTTGAAGAAACGATATTTAAGAGCATGAAAAAAATACATTtcagatattttatttttattaatttaaaaggTTAGTTTAAAAGACCAAGGTTAAAATTTACTTAAATTCTGGCAAGAGTACAGTAACATATTCTAGCAAAGATGGTGTGAAATAAAAAAGCACAGCAGAAGCAGTTAACTGTTGTCTACTTCTACGAACTAAAGCTTAAAAAATATCGTCTTCCAGTTTGAGTGAAAGCTGAATTTTCTATCAGTCTGAGGCATgaaaatctcaaattttttggtcaACATCCGATTTGGGTAAGATAAAAAACATTCGAAAATTGAGGTCTGGCTTTATAGTTTTAAGGAGTTTTCATCTGTGTCTGCGGGTCAGCAGCTTAACATCTTTTGTAATCGTATTAGTAATCAGGATTTCCACTGCAAATGTttgattaatattattaattgatAATTATCTGCTAGGAGAGATCTGACTGTCTCAACATAACATTTAATTGGAATTAGAAACTTGATATCCCATACCTTTAGACAGCTTGTTGTTGCTAGTTGACTGTGCAGCGCTACATTCATTAGTTTCTACACCAACCTTCAAAGCATTAAATACATTGCACTGTCTGTTTAAAATCTCAAGGAGTACCCAATGATAGATATCCTAGAGACCTAGATATGGTAAAAGGGCATTCATGGTAAGGGAATTGTAAATcactcgtttaattttttaatcaagCTGTTAATCACAATCTTTTAAATACATGCTGACCATTGATCATGTTGCTAGTGCGTGGCATAACATCTGCAGTAGGAGAAATTGCTAACATAAATGTATGCAAATTGCGTTATGAGTGTTTgctatgcataaaaaatatcaaataccgtaaaacctctgaataaaggccatggtgctctatttttcaacccttcttctgtagtggcggtcaattggaggtggcatttaaataaagggtggcgctttatttttcaacccttctctcatggtggcgttcaaatagaggtggcgttcaaatagaggtggcgttcaaatagaggtggcgttcaaatagaggtggcgttcaaatagaggtggcgttcaaatagaggtggcgttcaaatagaggtggcgttcaaatagaggtggcgttcaaatagaggtggcgctcaGTTAGAAGTTTTATGGTATTATCAGTTGTATAAATTTCTGGTTCTGCTAAAGCATAACAATTAGCACATATGACTGTAGTAGCAGTTACCTTATTATTGTATGCACCTGTAAGGTTATATCTAGTGAAGTTCTATGAACACTAAAAGCGATATTACATATAAGTAGTTTTTCAAAAGTAAAATGGTGGTGGGCTGCTATATTATTTTGTAAGCAGATAACAAACATGTATTACTGATATCACTGCAGGTGTGCGCTGTCAATCTAAAACTATACAAGCAGAAGGATGAATATCTCCCCTGTTGGAAGTTGCTCTTCTAAGCTTGTAGCTAATGCAACGTTCAAACAGTTGTGTAGATACAGCTCGTCAAGGAAAATCAGCCTTCAAAAGACAAGTTCAAGGCAATGGCTAATTCGTCAAATGAATGACAAGTATGTCAAACTTGCTCGATATGAGCACTACAGGTGCAGGAGTGCGTTCAAGCTCCTTGAAATCGATGAGAAGTATAAGATATTAGAGGCTGGTATGTCAGTCTTAGATTGCGGTGCTGCACCAGGATCATGGAGTCAAGTAGCTGCCAAGCTGGTCAACTCAGGTGAGGGCATGTTATTTGGTGCCCTTGCTCATGTTAATATCGTGACCTAGATTCTACTCTGTCAATGTGATTACCTTTATGCTGAGTGATTACCAAGGAAAACCATCCATTATCAGCCCATGAACATAAAACTCTGCATATGAAAACAAAGATAGTAATACATACAACATGCGTTGCTTGTGGGCACAGCCCTTTCTACTCAGCACCTAGCGTAAAAATGTGTCACCAGTATTTGTCGTCAAATTTAGTTTTATATGAAACATGAAGAGTCAGTTTTCATAATTTGGTGCACAATTTTATCAACACTCTAAAACTTAATTTTCTCATAATGCCACTGTCAGTTGATAGGTTGAAAAATGCCCTAGTTTTCGTTTACGCCACAAAATGATACAGTATATCAAAATTTAGCATAATATGTAAATCTATCTTTTGACAGAAGATAAGAGAGGTTTCATTGTGAGCATAGACAGAGATTTCTTCCACAAGGTAGAAGGCTGTGTATGCATCAGGAATGCTGACTTTACACAGAAGACATCAAGGGACAAGGTTATTGAGGTTTTAGGTGATAAAAGAATAGACTGCGCACTCAGTGACATGGCTCCTAATGCCACAGGACACAAGTTGATGGACCATGAGCAGATCATTGACTTGCAAGTGAAGTTTGTGGAGTTTTCAGAGCTGGTTCTGAGACATGGAGGCACATTGCTCTGTAAGATCTTGGAAGGTAACAGGACTAAACAATTTACTACTTATCTTGAGACTCTttttgatgacgtcaaaaaggTTAAGCCTGATGCTAGTAGATCAAATTCTGCTGAAATATTTGTGTTAGGACGAGGGTATAAGCGGCCAAGATAGGCTGCACATTGAATACatcaatagatatatatatatacatgtatatactgtatatataaaaacactcatttgatatataaatatacacattaatatggctataaataatttaatcttTCTGTAGTAAGTTTTGGCTGTGATTTTCATGCGAAAAATTTGTCATCATTCTGGGTCTCCATTCTGTCCTTTCTACATTTGTCTCTTCTACAACAAAACACGATTTTGTCCCATGATACACTTTTGTTTAGCAATGTTGGTCAATGAGATCAATCTGTTTTacttgtacatatatgtacatacatgtattttaaaactGGGAGAATTCTTTGATGGCACGAATTCGCTTCAATGCTGACAATCCATCAAGTTCAAATTTGTGGCTTTGCAAATCAGATGCTTAAAACTTTAGACAATCGATTCTAGAGACGAGAGGTCTACTTCTAAATAGCCTTGCTAGGGACTACCCTCAAACACTGGGCCATCATTACCTATGACAATACTGAGTGAGTACCCACCTGGCCACATTAAATGATAGGTTCTGTATTCGTTGCATCGTCATAAGCTGGATAGATGGGTGGACAGGTACCACATGCCCATGAACTCCAAGGTTTTCTACAATATTCAACAGCAGAAAGATAACAGAGAAATGTGTATGTCATTTTAATGGCTGCAAACCAAGCAATGCACGTGATGTTATAACAACAACTCTAACATATCCGCACTCATATATgtgtatttgtataaattaatGCCCCTTACTTATTGAATGGCCCTCgtatatacacacatgcagtatatatatatatatatacacaaatgcAACACACTCCCCACACACACTCATACATGTACACGCATATATGtggatatatgtatatatatataaaatcagaTGATTTTTATAACTAAAGTTTCTCATGGCAGCTGCAATGCTATTTCACGCTTGGCGCTCATCAGGCTGCAATTGGCAGTTTGGCAAGATAGTGCGATGCTTATGAACTATCAGGAAGATAACTCCAACCAGAACCAACAAGAATTCGacaaaatgaaacaactacCAAGATGCACTAACACAAAGTGGCCATAACTACCAACTCCAAAACCCAACAGAAAcaaccacaaaaacaaaacacCGTAGAAGACGCAAAACAATGGCTCAAATGCTGCAATCAACATAGGAAAGAAAGACATTCAAATTGTTTCCAGATGCTTTCACAAAACACCCTTTCCGCAAATTCTTTGACAAACACACACTGAAAATCAGCTACTCGCGTATGTCAAATATGAAGTGCAGGTACATGATACATGCACAGTGTGACAGTACAATAAACTCAGCTaagaaaaacaaaccaaaaccaaacaaaaaataCTAGACAACAAGTGCATCACCAAAAACAATTTATGAACccgaaataaataaaactgacaAGAAAACAAAGTAATGTATTGGAATGTGTGCAACAGAATTAAAATCTAGGTACAACAACCACAAAGCTTCATTTATTCAGAAATTAGCAAAcatgatatttaaaaaaaaacaatgaaaattggatagaaatacaaataaaatcacATGCCCAACCCTACAACAATGGAACAAAATGCTGCATCTGATGTCTATTAAAATACTACATAATGTTCAAACCAGAACTAACAATACTAAATAGAAGGGATTAACATCAACATGTAGGCATGTGCGGAGTTATTTTAGGGAATTCATAAGCAGCACCACTACACCGCCCAATCTTGCCAAAACACAATCGCAGCCTGATGAGCGCCAAGTGTGAAACAGCGTTGTAGCAAATACTAAATTACGTTACATTAAATCTGATGCAACAAAAGTTCACACAATAGTAACCCTAATGAAAACGAAGAAAGATAACAAAATGATGTCAAACTTGCAGGTGTCTGTATATAGCCAGTTGGCCTATACATAAAGCTGACAAGAGCGTGCTAAACTG
The genomic region above belongs to Watersipora subatra chromosome 1, tzWatSuba1.1, whole genome shotgun sequence and contains:
- the LOC137398140 gene encoding rRNA methyltransferase 2, mitochondrial-like isoform X1, which codes for MNISPVGSCSSKLVANATFKQLCRYSSSRKISLQKTSSRQWLIRQMNDKYVKLARYEHYRCRSAFKLLEIDEKYKILEAGMSVLDCGAAPGSWSQVAAKLVNSEDKRGFIVSIDRDFFHKVEGCVCIRNADFTQKTSRDKVIEVLGDKRIDCALSDMAPNATGHKLMDHEQIIDLQVKFVEFSELVLRHGGTLLCKILEGNRTKQFTTYLETLFDDVKKVKPDASRSNSAEIFVLGRGYKRPR
- the LOC137398140 gene encoding ribosomal RNA large subunit methyltransferase E-like isoform X2; amino-acid sequence: MNISPVGSCSSKLVANATFKQLCRYSSSRKISLQKTSSRQWLIRQMNDKYVKLARYEHYRCRSAFKLLEIDEKYKILEAGMSVLDCGAAPGSWSQVAAKLVNSDKRGFIVSIDRDFFHKVEGCVCIRNADFTQKTSRDKVIEVLGDKRIDCALSDMAPNATGHKLMDHEQIIDLQVKFVEFSELVLRHGGTLLCKILEGNRTKQFTTYLETLFDDVKKVKPDASRSNSAEIFVLGRGYKRPR